From the genome of Cydia pomonella isolate Wapato2018A chromosome 1, ilCydPomo1, whole genome shotgun sequence:
TAAACATTAAGTAtagtaaatatatgtaaataatatacatcCATGTGCaatattctaataattttaaagttaaagaatatttaaatttactaacatcAATTAATTAAAACGTGACCACTAACGCCATCTCttatcttttttaaatattacttagtTCTTCATAGGACTCGCCGTTAAAAGCAAGAGTGAGACAGATTATAACGACTTATTTGATTGGTTTTAACGGTTATTTATGTCAGTGACGCTTGTGCCGCTTTGCGAACAGTGCGTTTTTATGATTGAGTGCCGTTTAATtaagttatattattttgtgttaCGATACATGTTATTGTGTTCATCCCAGTATATTTagtgattttttatattatgaattacTACGGTAATCAATGTTTCAATCCATTCCACTTGCCAGTTCATCGTAAGACAAAAAATCTTCGGAAGATTTCAATGGGATTAGCTACAAAATGGAGAGTTTCATCAGCTGCTTATGTTTGTGAACATTGCAGGAAACGCCTTTCAACCGAAACTCCTCCAGAAATTGGTACAGATCCTGTGCTATCACAGAGTAGCGTCACATCAAGTGAATGTTCCCAGACTGTCAAAGACGAATTGTTTATTCCTGAGGAAAAGCACAATAATAAATCGTCGCAAATAGATAACACAGACGATTacgaaattttaaaacaattaaaggAAAAGTTTAATGATCCATCCACGTCGGCGTCTACAAAAACTTTAATTCTGACTATTGCACCGAAATCTTGGAGCGCTAATAAACTGGCAGAAGAATTTGGAGCATCGAGACGGCAAACCAACAAGGCAAAACATCTGGTTGATCAACATTGTGTGTTAACAACTCCTAATCCTCGAAGCGGAACTAACAAGCTACCCGTGGAAATAGAAAATCTTGTAAGAAGTTTCTATCTTCGAGAAGATGTTAGCCGTATTCTGCCTGGTAAAAAAGATTTTGTTTCAGTCAAATTAAGCGACGGTACCAGGTCTCACAtccaaaaacaattaattttgagTAACATTGAAGAACTGTACCAAGTATTTAAAAAAGAGTATCCCGACGTCAAAATAGGTCTAACTAAATTTTACACATTGCGACCCAAACAATGTATTCTTGCCGGAGACTCTGGCACTCATCTTGTTTGCGTATGTACTTATCATCAAAACGCCAAGTTGATGTTGAGTGGAGGAGATATCGATTCTCTCACATCAGGAACCAATATGCACCTAACATCCTATAAAGATTGCCTACGAATGATGATGTGCCCAAACCCAAAACCTATATGTCATTTAACGACATCAAAATCTACTACCAACGAACGTTGTGCGTCATGCCCAGGCCCTAATCAGATCCGCGAACATTTGAAAACAGTTTTCGACGAATTACAAGTGTGCAGTTTGAGCAATGGATAGGTACAGATCGTTACACGATAACCACACAAATTCTTCCGGCGGACGATTTTGTTGATAACTGATGCCAAAGTTTGGATGTTTTGAAGCCGCATGCATATATTGCTGAACAGCAATCgtcttattttaaaacactgAAGGATACTCTTGCCGAAGGAGAAATTCTTGTTCAATGTGATTTCGCGGAAAATTATAGCTTTGTCATTCAAGACGCAGTCCAATCTTACCATTGGAATAATGAACAAGCCACAATTTTGACATCGGGTATTACTACAGGGAGggaaatcaaacaaaacatgAAAGTATTGTCATGATTTCCAACGATCTAAAACACGATACGGCAACATTTTATGAATTTCAAAAACAATTACACCAGTATCTTTTAAATAAAGGACTAATAGtaaagaaaattatatacaGTACAGACGGAGCTTCGCAACATTTTAAAAaccgttttaattttataaatctaTGCCACTATAAAGAAGATTTCGACAGTGAAGCTGAAATTCATTTTCATGCCACCGCTCATGGAAAAGGACCATGCGATGGCGTTGGTGGAAATTTAAAAAGGTTAGCAACCCGAGCAAGCCTGCAGTTACCAGCGAGTAAGTCAATTAATTACAACGCCTGAAAGATTATACGAATGGGCAAAATCTGCTCTAACTGAAACAGTTGTGTTATACAGTTCTAAGGAAGATCTGCAAACACAAAGAGAATTTCTGCAACAACGATTTGAATCTGCTGTGACTATTCCGGGTACAAAAAAGTATCACGCTTTTATACCAACAATCAATGATGATCTCATCGTGAGATGAACAAGTTACAGTGAGAATTACAAAATTGtgaaagtgtcaaaataaaatatattttgttattacttaACCTGTTTCATTAACCCtttaaaaagtaaacaataaCTACTATTTAGgtatcatacatacatatacttaaGGTATAACtcaattgataaaaaaaaaaacatttatattgaCGATTAAGCATTTTTATAAATCGTTTGCCTGTACGCTGATTAACCTAAGAAATCGCCAGTACGGCGCCCTGAGCGGCACCTTTGTACTTATGTTCCTGTGTCTTTGAAACTATTGCGAATCCCATTCTCAAACTTTTCATGTCATTTCTATGAACTACAAGCTACgttttaagataaaaaatattttttttaaataccgaacttagtcaaaaattaatattaaaaatttacttccggttttttgtatgaaaaaaattataaatttcaaaGTTATTATAACTGTAAAAAATAACAGCTTATATTCTATGAGAAACCTCACAAaccatatttttgattttattcggTAATATCGGAAACAGCTTTTGAAAAATCCAGTCCTCAAATTTCCttcaatttttaaatgcttctaaacCGGAAACAGcgtcgaataaaaaaaaaactaaaaatgtatatCGATTTAGAATGACGAGAAGTATAAATTCTGCAAATTTCAACATATTCTATGACCTGACATGTTTTTCGCTGCCCGCTTGGCGTGAAATGCCCCTAGTTTTACATTCACTTTCATCTACgttttaaacaatttattatttttaaatgtatacttTTTTGCTAAGCACTCTATCGAAGTCTGAATATTTACTTTCATGTAACCCCAATTAACATTCCTCAATAATTCTTCAACATTCTTCATTTTATAGTAACTACTATTTGTTCATATTTGCAAGCATATCATAAATCATATACATAAACTAATATATAAACTGTTTGGTTGTTATCAGTTTTAACATACCTAGAGACAATAGTCATAATAACTTTGccgaaaaataattattgtccAGGTGTTGTTGTTTCTTGCGAAGCTGAAGAGAAAACAAACTCTTCTACCGATTCAGGCAAGAAGGAATTGAAGTTATTGAAGACTTTTGATGGAAATCTATAGAATTGGGAAAACGCTCTTTCACTAAACTTTCTGAATTTGACCAACTCTGTATGTTCTGAATCCCAAGAGTCCTTAGGCACCCAGGGTAATGCTTTCCTCATCCAGTTAGGTACCTGAGCATCCATATATTTAAAACGGCTATACCACACTCCAAGCGCGTCGTGAAAATTGCCTCTCAACCAATGTGGTAATCTAAAGGaaacaattaattttgtattagttTAATCCAGGGGGGCGACatttagaaatgtagttaacattagtaaagatggcggcgaattctattaatgggatccgaCATCCTACTTTTGCGTACATTTGAATTCTGAGGAGGAACatctctatgtatgaaaagtgtccatcaaaaaacattaaataggcggcgccacaatacaccgaa
Proteins encoded in this window:
- the LOC133516010 gene encoding uncharacterized protein LOC133516010 isoform X2, translated to MGAIPGTFFWRPRLGIDLAIPTTEPPIAAFQPNQQNIRAGLVVLVDGYDIMTSILGLLKGTTYSSEDDTMNPSSGLYYTGIYRWTLRTLQLLPHWLRGNFHDALGVWYSRFKYMDAQVPNWMRKALPWVPKDSWDSEHTELVKFRKFSERAFSQFYRFPSKVFNNFNSFLPESVEEFVFSSASQETTTPGQ